The segment ACGTCGCCtcgcgccgcccccctccgacgccaCTCCGTGCCGGCCTGCTCCGCCTCGcgcccgccagcgccgccccgcGCTGGCCCGCTCCGCGCTGGCACGCTCCGCCTCGTGCCGGCCAGGCCCGCCCCGCGCCGGCTGACGCCGCCTCGCCCTGTGCCGGCCAGCTCCccctcctccgctgccgccctgcctcgcgccgccgcccgacgccTCCTCGCGCCGCCCCGCTCGTGGCGCCCCCTCCGATGCCGCTCCGTGCCGGCCCGCTCCGCCTCGCGCCGGCCAGCGCCGCCCAACGCCGGCCCGCTCCGCCTCGCGCCGGCCCGCTCCGACGCCACCCCGCGCCTGCCGACGCCGCCTCGCCCCGCGCCAGCCAGCGCCGCCCCGTGCCGTCGCTGCTCCGACGCCGCCCCGTGCTGCCCCGCGCTGCCCAGTGccgccccgcgccgccccccttCGACACCCGGggtacaaggtaccgccacacgCCATGCGCCgttgaagccatgtgctcctccctCCTTTTAACCCCTCCTCCGGACAGTATTGCCATGAGGACTTCATATGTGACTCATGTCATTGTGGGTATGTGTTGCTGATAGCACATGAAGTAGATCATATGGGGTCCTCGTGGCAATACTATCCGGGGAATGGGTTATGAAAGTTGATTCAGATTTCAGTCTGCGTTGTCCTCTAATTAGTCTTTAGGTGGTTGTATCCTCCATATTTATCATGCCTGTGTTGTTGTGTTGTTATGccagttttgctatttattacaaaggaggtgaaaattttgaattttggctaatttagggtttaggatgtgcatgtcgtgtaacctatgcgtctcccatttgaaagagttatggttataaatatgcaagtctttgcatatctataaccgtaactgtttcgaattgtccatattttttggacagcccgaggatgtgtagattgggttcgtttcaatgctctactccgatccgagacagagtttcggcagcgtctccccgttgttctccggatacacattatcttggcttgttgccgagatgtgtatttggagaacagcggggaggtgctgccgaaattctgtctcggatcggagtagagcatggaaacgacccaatctacacatcgtcgggtgggattaggatctatctttacctattagatagtttgatgcatgccgattccctcttatggtaaaacacaaatatttgatggaaataattaattgtataggtagatgaaattgatttttatattacttgctgaataaaaaaatattatgtgtatgtttcccaatatgttagaggatggatgatcgtgagtggatgtacactggccgctctagtcagggttttttgaccgatgaatggatccagaagaccgatgcattcttggaattagcatttgATAGGCCTAAGGGACCTCAtggaacttggtgcccctgcagtatttgtgcaaacgcgcgtcaacaaacaaaggaggtcatgggtcaacacctttgtaagaatgggtttatgccacactatacccggtggacctaccatggtgagtccgaacgtgccagagaggaggtggtgcgtcaacgcaccaacgactatgatgtcggggtcggagacatgctagatgactttcatgacgcacattttaatgaagcacgtatggaggaagtgccggagtcaaccgcaaaggacttttatgatatgttgtctacggcgcagcaaccccttcacgagcattccaaggtttctcaactggatgccatcggacgcctaatggctatcaagtcccagtttaGCTGCAGCCGAGAAACCTTCGACGCAATGCTGACAGTTGTTggtagccttctcccggaaggtcacatTCTACAAGTCGAAGAAAGTcctccgtgcacttaagatgccatatgagtagatacatgcttgtccaaagggatgcatcttatttaggaaagaacacgcggacgcaaagtactgtgtgaagtgcaattcctctaggtatcttgaggtagactctggtgatggtcagaagaggcagctcgcaATCCCCGTGAAGATCCTTCGGTATCTTCCATTCGTACTGAGAATCCAATGGCTGTATATGACTGTGGAATCTgctaaacagatgacatggcacaaagatgggcgtcgatacaatcctgacaagctggtacatccatcggatggtgaagcatggaagagGTTCGATCTGATTTATCGTGAAAAAGCtctagaggctcgtaatgtacgaattgcgctcgcaactgatgggttcaatccatatggtatgacttgtgcctcatacagctgttggcccatgtttgttattccccctcaatctcccccccccggcgtcatctttcaacgacagaacataTTCCTGTCACTGATAATTCTGGGGCCTGAATACCCGGGGAAGAATATGAGTGTGTACATGGAGCCGCTGATGGATgatttggtccgtgcttgggaggatggggtctggacatacgaccgagctacaaagacaaacttcaaaatgcatgtttggtaccagtactccctgcatgacctaccggcgtatgggatattctgtggctggtgtgtgcatgggaagttcccatgcccagtatgcagggcggctctgatgttcatttggttgacaaagggtggcaaatattattccttcgacaagcatcgataattccttcctcttgaccatCCATTCAGACAAGACACGTagaactttacgaaagatgTAGTTGTCGAAGGCTTAGCACCACCTAAGATGACCGGTGCCGTGGTTCGTGCTCAGTTAGATGCTCTCGAGGCCAATGCccaaggagatggatttctgggatatggtgagcaacacgcctggactcacaagccatgcttgtggaatctcccctacttcgatgatctccttcttccacataacattgatgtaatgcacactgaaaagattgtcgctgaggccatttttggaacaatcatggacattcctgagaaGACGAAGGATAACGTTAAGGATAGAGTCGATCAAACGAGATTATGCAATAGACCAAAGCTAGACATGGCCCCTCCCAGAGGCGGGAAATCGtggacgaagccaaaggccaatttcgttcttacaagggcccaaaggagggaagtacttgagtggttccaaaccttgatgttccctgatgggtatgcatcgaatctgaagaggggagtgaatttagctactttgcgaatcaacgggctcaagagtcatgactatcacatatggcttgagcggctactgccggtgatgattcgaggctatgtccccgatgatgtttggctagtgcttgcggagttgagcaatttcttccgCCAACTTTGTGCTAAAGAGTTATCTCATACCGTGGAAGCAGACATGGAAAGACTGGCGCCTGTGTTGCTTtgcaagttggagaagatctttccacccggcttctttaatccgatgcaacatatgattttgcacctcctgtatgaggcacgaatggggggggGGCCCGTAcagggccgttggtgctactcaattgagagattccaaaagattcttcgaaataaatgtaaaaat is part of the Phragmites australis chromosome 12, lpPhrAust1.1, whole genome shotgun sequence genome and harbors:
- the LOC133886451 gene encoding actin-binding protein wsp1-like, which translates into the protein MAVAVAVLPLRCCCPASRRRLTSPRAAPLRRHSVPACSASRPPAPPRAGPLRAGTLRLVPARPAPRRLTPPRPVPASSPSSAAALPRAAARRLLAPPRSWRPLRCRSVPARSASRRPAPPNAGPLRLAPARSDATPRLPTPPRPAPASAAPCRRCSDAAPCCPALPSAAPRRPPSTPGVQGTATRHAPLKPCAPPSF